In Gordonia phthalatica, one genomic interval encodes:
- a CDS encoding uridine kinase family protein: MTSPDHDPVPQDWAWLADDVAVRCGLTEGIVAIDGPSGAGKSTFAAELVRALADRGRKSVLISTDDYATWDDPASWWPELERDVIGAFERRHDYFYRPRIWVDGRPEIGPEKWVRRQPILIIEGVTSARRSCAHRFTHLFWLDGPPAPDRLARTVARDGEADRDHLTRWQHFEEGWFAVDGTRERCEVLR, from the coding sequence GTGACCTCCCCCGATCATGACCCGGTGCCGCAGGACTGGGCCTGGCTGGCCGACGACGTCGCCGTCCGCTGCGGTCTGACCGAGGGCATCGTCGCGATCGACGGTCCCTCCGGTGCGGGCAAGAGCACCTTCGCGGCCGAACTGGTCCGGGCCCTCGCCGACCGCGGTCGCAAGTCGGTGCTGATCAGCACCGACGACTATGCCACCTGGGACGACCCCGCCTCGTGGTGGCCGGAGCTGGAGCGCGACGTGATCGGTGCCTTCGAGCGTCGGCACGACTACTTCTATCGACCGCGGATCTGGGTGGACGGTCGGCCGGAGATCGGGCCTGAGAAGTGGGTGCGTCGGCAGCCGATCCTCATCATCGAGGGCGTCACGTCGGCCCGCCGGAGCTGCGCGCACCGCTTCACTCACCTCTTCTGGCTCGACGGCCCGCCGGCTCCGGATCGGCTGGCCCGCACCGTGGCCCGCGACGGCGAGGCCGATCGGGACCACCTGACCCGCTGGCAGCACTTCGAGGAGGGCTGGTTCGCAGTCGACGGCACCCGGGAGCGGTGCGAGGTGCTGCGGTAG
- a CDS encoding type 1 glutamine amidotransferase has product MSESTLRIGLVLPDVMGTYGDGGNALILRQRARMRGIDAEIVEITLDDEVPESLDVYTLGGAEDNAQRIATRHLQRYPGLQRAAEAGHPVLAICAAIQVLGHWYETSAGERVAGISMLDLTTSPREARAIGELVTTPLIDGLSQPLSGFENHRGATTLGPAAKPLARVRDGVGNGDGAGVEGAVQGSVISTYMHGPLLARNPELADHLLEKATGTALAPLDLPQVDRLRKERISAAR; this is encoded by the coding sequence ATGAGTGAATCGACCCTGCGCATCGGCCTGGTGCTGCCCGACGTGATGGGCACCTACGGCGACGGCGGCAACGCCCTCATCCTGCGCCAGCGCGCCCGGATGCGCGGCATCGACGCGGAGATCGTCGAGATCACCCTCGACGACGAGGTCCCGGAGTCGCTGGACGTCTACACGCTCGGCGGCGCCGAGGACAACGCGCAGCGGATCGCCACGCGGCACCTGCAGCGCTACCCGGGTCTGCAGCGGGCCGCCGAGGCCGGTCATCCGGTCCTGGCGATCTGCGCGGCCATCCAGGTGCTCGGCCACTGGTACGAGACCTCCGCAGGCGAACGCGTCGCAGGCATCAGCATGCTGGACCTCACCACGTCCCCGCGCGAGGCGCGAGCGATCGGCGAACTGGTCACCACACCGCTGATCGACGGCCTGTCGCAGCCGCTGTCGGGCTTCGAGAACCACCGCGGCGCGACAACCCTCGGTCCGGCCGCCAAGCCGCTCGCCCGCGTTCGCGACGGCGTCGGCAACGGTGACGGCGCGGGGGTCGAGGGCGCCGTCCAGGGCAGCGTGATCAGCACGTACATGCACGGTCCGCTGCTCGCCCGCAATCCGGAGCTGGCCGATCACCTCCTGGAGAAGGCCACCGGAACCGCGCTCGCGCCGCTCGACCTTCCGCAGGTCGATCGCCTCCGCAAGGAGCGGATCTCAGCCGCACGCTGA
- a CDS encoding SRPBCC family protein — MGQVTATTNLAIDAAPEAVSAALADYTTVRPQILPANYRDYRVEAGGTGAGTVVHWILQATEKRQRDVLADVTVSGDTITETDRNSTMVTTYRVTAAGTGSQVVVTTTWKGAGGIGGFFEKTFAPKGLNRMYTELLGNLQKRLAH; from the coding sequence GTGGGACAGGTAACCGCCACCACGAACCTCGCCATCGACGCCGCACCGGAGGCGGTCAGCGCTGCGCTGGCCGACTACACCACGGTGCGTCCGCAGATCCTGCCCGCCAACTACCGCGATTACCGCGTCGAGGCCGGCGGCACCGGTGCGGGCACCGTTGTGCACTGGATCCTGCAGGCCACCGAGAAGCGGCAGCGCGACGTCCTCGCCGACGTCACCGTCAGCGGCGACACCATCACCGAGACCGACCGCAACTCCACCATGGTCACCACGTACCGCGTCACCGCGGCGGGCACCGGCTCGCAGGTCGTCGTCACCACCACATGGAAGGGTGCCGGCGGCATCGGCGGCTTCTTCGAGAAGACGTTCGCGCCCAAGGGCCTGAACCGCATGTACACCGAACTGCTCGGCAACCTGCAGAAGCGTCTGGCGCACTGA
- the recR gene encoding recombination mediator RecR — protein sequence MYEGPIQDLIDQLAKLPGLGPKGAQRIAFHLLAGENVEIDRLMAALGHVRDDVTFCSECGNVAADKLCRICGDARRDVTKICVVEEPKDIYAIERTKEFDGRYHVLGGALDPLSGIGPDQLRIRELLRRLGEMPDGQEVSEIIVATDPNTEGEATATYLLRMLKDFPGLSVTRLASGLPMGGDLEFADELTLGRALSGRRVLV from the coding sequence ATGTACGAAGGCCCGATTCAAGATCTCATCGACCAGCTCGCGAAACTTCCCGGGCTGGGACCCAAGGGTGCCCAGCGCATCGCCTTCCACCTGCTGGCGGGGGAGAACGTCGAGATCGATCGGTTGATGGCCGCCCTCGGCCACGTCCGCGACGACGTCACCTTCTGCTCCGAATGCGGCAACGTGGCCGCCGACAAGCTGTGCCGGATCTGCGGTGACGCTCGCCGCGACGTCACCAAGATCTGCGTGGTCGAGGAGCCGAAGGACATCTACGCGATCGAGCGGACCAAGGAGTTCGACGGCCGCTACCACGTCCTCGGCGGCGCGCTGGACCCGTTGTCGGGCATCGGTCCCGACCAGCTCCGCATCCGTGAACTCCTGCGTCGACTGGGGGAGATGCCCGACGGGCAGGAGGTCTCGGAGATCATCGTCGCGACCGACCCCAACACCGAGGGGGAGGCCACCGCGACGTACCTGCTGCGCATGCTCAAGGACTTCCCCGGCCTGTCGGTGACGCGTCTGGCGTCCGGCCTGCCGATGGGCGGCGACCTGGAGTTCGCCGACGAACTGACCCTCGGCCGCGCACTGTCGGGTCGCCGCGTCCTGGTGTGA
- a CDS encoding DNA polymerase III subunit gamma and tau yields MALYRTYRPATFAEVVGQEHVTAPLSRALDTGRINHAYLFSGPRGCGKTSSARILARSLNCEQGPTSTPCGVCSSCVSLGPGGPGNLDVVELDAASHGGVDDTRDLRDRAFYAPAESRYRVFIIDEAHMVSSAGFNALLKIVEEPPEHLIFIFATTEPEKVLTTIKSRTHHYPFRLLAPPVMRGLLENICAKEGVIVAPEVYPLVIRAGGGSPRDSLSILDQLLAGAGDEGVTYERALSLLGVTDTALINDAVDALAAGDGSALFGVVESVVDAGHDPRRFAIDLLDRFRDLILIQAVPDAAERGLVEAPEDQIAGMHDAASKLGPATLTRFAEVAHAALGEMRGTTSPRLLLEVMCARLLLPSATADDAALLQRIETLERRPAGSGAATAAGGPAPIPSSAPSAPAADEPAPRFVRPSQRRAVEEARAAAPAEPQTPVPAPAPPVPEPAPVPQPEPVAPPEPVEPAPVAQPEPTVESVPPEPVAAQEPEPEPAPRPVVERPTPHPPIDSDPRAPEPPRREPEPEPVREQRRPEPEPEPERQERQRPAARAPQRPPMHDDEIPPAEPPMDPDYLPPPDDGYAPRKAAAAPEPTREPEPEQPAGLTVDAVSARWPEIRAAVRKQSSVLEAMLSAAFVHQVDGTQVTLGHPHPALVGRLADERGLRALTTAVVEVFGPGHTVGVVNAQPGSAPAKASAPAPEKPEPRRQTFTRPSRPRDPHAPEPSADYPPEPEEPSEPVPPVPDEELTDDERDEMVAQAHSGGPDDRLDPDQVALELLKSELGARPVE; encoded by the coding sequence GTGGCTCTCTATCGCACCTACCGTCCGGCAACCTTCGCCGAAGTCGTCGGCCAGGAGCACGTCACCGCGCCCCTGAGCCGAGCGCTCGATACCGGCCGCATCAACCACGCGTACCTGTTCTCCGGGCCGCGCGGGTGCGGCAAGACGTCGTCGGCCCGCATCCTCGCGCGGTCGTTGAACTGTGAGCAGGGACCCACCTCCACACCGTGCGGCGTGTGCTCGTCGTGCGTGTCGCTGGGCCCCGGCGGCCCCGGCAACCTGGACGTCGTGGAACTCGACGCCGCCAGCCACGGCGGTGTCGACGACACCCGCGACCTGCGCGACCGAGCCTTCTACGCCCCGGCGGAATCCCGCTACCGCGTCTTCATCATCGACGAGGCGCACATGGTCTCGTCGGCCGGCTTCAACGCCCTGCTGAAGATCGTCGAGGAGCCGCCCGAGCACCTCATCTTCATCTTCGCGACCACCGAGCCGGAGAAGGTGCTGACGACCATCAAGTCGCGCACCCACCACTACCCGTTCCGCCTGCTGGCGCCGCCCGTGATGCGCGGCCTGCTGGAGAACATCTGCGCCAAGGAAGGCGTGATCGTCGCCCCCGAGGTGTACCCGCTGGTCATCCGGGCCGGCGGCGGTTCCCCGCGCGACAGCCTCAGCATCCTCGACCAGCTCCTCGCCGGCGCAGGCGATGAGGGCGTCACCTACGAGCGGGCCCTGTCGCTGCTGGGCGTCACCGACACAGCACTCATCAACGACGCCGTCGACGCGCTCGCGGCCGGCGACGGCTCCGCACTGTTCGGCGTCGTCGAGAGCGTCGTCGACGCCGGACACGATCCTCGCCGCTTCGCGATCGACCTCCTCGACCGTTTCCGCGACCTCATCCTGATCCAGGCCGTCCCCGACGCCGCCGAACGCGGACTCGTCGAGGCACCGGAGGACCAGATCGCCGGCATGCACGACGCCGCCTCCAAGCTGGGGCCGGCCACACTGACCCGGTTCGCGGAAGTCGCGCACGCAGCGCTCGGCGAGATGCGCGGCACCACGTCGCCGCGACTCCTGCTCGAGGTGATGTGCGCCCGCCTGCTGTTGCCGTCGGCGACGGCCGACGACGCCGCGCTGCTGCAACGCATCGAGACCCTGGAACGACGTCCCGCGGGCAGTGGTGCCGCCACCGCAGCCGGCGGACCGGCACCGATCCCCTCGTCGGCGCCGAGTGCACCCGCGGCGGACGAGCCGGCTCCGCGCTTCGTCCGACCGTCCCAACGCAGGGCCGTCGAAGAAGCCCGCGCGGCCGCCCCCGCCGAACCACAGACTCCGGTACCCGCTCCTGCACCTCCGGTTCCCGAGCCGGCTCCGGTGCCGCAGCCCGAGCCGGTCGCCCCGCCGGAACCGGTCGAGCCTGCACCGGTCGCGCAGCCCGAGCCGACCGTCGAATCCGTGCCGCCGGAGCCCGTCGCAGCTCAGGAACCCGAACCCGAACCAGCACCGCGGCCGGTCGTCGAACGGCCGACCCCGCATCCGCCGATCGACTCCGACCCGCGCGCACCGGAACCTCCTCGCCGCGAACCAGAGCCCGAGCCGGTCCGCGAGCAGCGTCGCCCGGAACCAGAGCCGGAGCCGGAACGTCAGGAGCGGCAGCGACCCGCGGCCCGTGCGCCGCAGCGCCCGCCGATGCACGACGACGAGATCCCACCGGCCGAACCACCGATGGATCCCGACTACCTGCCGCCGCCCGACGACGGGTACGCGCCGCGCAAGGCCGCCGCCGCACCCGAACCCACCCGGGAACCGGAGCCGGAACAGCCCGCGGGCCTCACCGTGGACGCGGTCTCGGCGCGCTGGCCGGAGATCCGCGCGGCGGTCCGGAAGCAGAGCTCGGTCCTCGAGGCCATGCTGTCGGCGGCCTTCGTCCATCAGGTCGACGGCACCCAGGTGACCCTCGGGCATCCGCACCCGGCCCTCGTCGGGCGTCTCGCCGACGAGCGCGGGCTCCGCGCGCTGACCACCGCGGTCGTCGAGGTCTTCGGCCCGGGTCACACCGTCGGCGTGGTCAATGCGCAGCCGGGTTCGGCACCGGCGAAGGCATCCGCACCCGCGCCGGAGAAGCCCGAGCCGCGCAGGCAGACGTTCACCCGACCGAGCCGCCCCCGCGACCCGCACGCGCCGGAACCGTCGGCGGACTACCCGCCCGAGCCAGAGGAGCCTTCCGAACCGGTCCCGCCGGTTCCCGACGAAGAGCTCACCGACGATGAGCGCGACGAGATGGTCGCGCAGGCGCACTCCGGCGGTCCCGACGACCGTCTGGACCCCGACCAGGTGGCCCTGGAGCTGCTCAAGTCCGAACTAGGGGCCCGGCCCGTCGAATAG
- a CDS encoding FAD-binding oxidoreductase: MNASEYGDIAFSRGRRKLLDSYRAIPDGANVRLAKKTSNLFRKRAASSAPGLDVSELHRVISVDPVEQTAQVAGMCTYEDLVDATLPYGLVPLVVPQLKTITLGGAVTGLGIESTSFRNGLPHESVLEMEILTGSGDLVVARPDNEYRDLFFGFPNSYGTLGYSVRLKIALEKVPPFVELRHVRVRGTRELQDLMAQVAVDREYLGERVDYLDGVVFTADEGYLVLGRQTDEPGPVSDYTDMNIYYRSIQHDGAEPKRDRLTIRDYLWRWDTDWFWCSRAFGAQNPRIRRLWPAKYLRSSFYWKLIGYDQRWDIGDKLNARKGLPPTERVVQDIEVPIDRTADFVDWFLTEIPIEPIWLCPLKLADPSPVEIGAPDPAAAAATQPWTLYPLQRGQFYVNVGFWSGVPVTPGRPGHTNRIIEKKVSELGGHKSLYSESFYSPEEFEELYGGGHYDELRRRYDPDRRLLGLYEKAVKRA; this comes from the coding sequence TTGAACGCATCCGAATACGGAGACATCGCCTTCAGTCGCGGCAGGCGCAAGCTGCTCGACAGCTACCGCGCCATCCCCGACGGGGCCAATGTCCGACTCGCCAAGAAGACGTCGAACCTGTTCCGCAAGCGCGCAGCCTCCTCCGCACCCGGCCTGGACGTCTCCGAACTGCATCGCGTCATCTCGGTGGATCCCGTGGAGCAGACCGCACAGGTCGCAGGCATGTGCACCTACGAGGATCTGGTGGACGCCACCCTTCCGTACGGGCTCGTCCCCCTGGTGGTTCCGCAGTTGAAGACGATCACTCTGGGCGGGGCGGTCACCGGGCTGGGCATCGAGAGCACGTCGTTCCGCAACGGCCTGCCGCACGAGTCCGTGCTCGAGATGGAGATCCTCACCGGCTCCGGCGACCTGGTGGTGGCGCGTCCCGACAACGAGTACCGCGACCTGTTCTTCGGGTTCCCCAACTCGTACGGAACGCTCGGCTATTCGGTCCGGCTCAAGATCGCCCTGGAGAAGGTGCCGCCGTTCGTGGAACTGCGGCACGTCCGAGTCCGCGGCACCCGCGAACTGCAGGACCTGATGGCGCAGGTCGCCGTCGACCGCGAGTACCTCGGTGAACGGGTCGACTATCTGGACGGGGTCGTCTTCACCGCAGACGAGGGCTACCTGGTCCTCGGCCGACAGACCGACGAGCCGGGCCCGGTCAGCGACTACACCGACATGAACATCTACTACCGGTCCATCCAGCACGACGGCGCCGAGCCGAAGCGCGACCGCCTCACGATCCGCGACTACCTGTGGCGGTGGGACACCGACTGGTTCTGGTGCTCGCGGGCGTTCGGCGCGCAGAATCCGCGGATCCGTCGACTGTGGCCCGCGAAGTACCTGCGCAGCAGTTTCTACTGGAAGCTCATCGGCTACGACCAGCGGTGGGACATCGGCGACAAGCTGAACGCGCGCAAAGGCCTGCCGCCCACCGAGCGGGTGGTGCAGGACATCGAGGTGCCGATCGACCGGACCGCCGACTTCGTCGACTGGTTCCTGACCGAGATCCCGATCGAGCCGATCTGGCTGTGCCCGCTGAAGCTCGCGGACCCGTCGCCCGTCGAGATCGGTGCTCCCGATCCGGCAGCCGCGGCTGCGACGCAGCCGTGGACCCTGTACCCGCTGCAACGCGGGCAGTTCTACGTCAACGTCGGCTTCTGGTCCGGCGTCCCCGTCACGCCCGGTAGGCCCGGCCACACCAATCGGATCATCGAAAAGAAGGTCAGCGAGTTGGGTGGTCACAAGTCGCTGTACTCCGAATCCTTTTACAGCCCAGAAGAATTCGAAGAGTTGTACGGTGGCGGACACTACGACGAACTCCGCCGTCGCTACGACCCCGACCGTCGCCTGCTCGGCCTCTACGAGAAAGCAGTGAAGCGCGCATGA
- a CDS encoding YbaB/EbfC family nucleoid-associated protein codes for MAGLLAQVQQMQTQVESAQQEMAQAEVTGSAGNGLVTVTGNGTGDITAVSISREVVDPEDVETLQDLIIGALSDLASRRDALVAEKMGPLAGGLPGLG; via the coding sequence ATGGCGGGGCTGCTCGCCCAGGTCCAGCAGATGCAGACCCAGGTGGAGTCGGCTCAGCAGGAGATGGCTCAGGCCGAGGTGACCGGTAGTGCGGGCAACGGTCTCGTGACGGTGACCGGCAACGGCACCGGAGACATCACCGCGGTCTCCATCTCGCGGGAGGTCGTCGACCCGGAGGACGTCGAGACGCTGCAGGATCTGATCATCGGGGCGCTCTCCGACCTCGCCTCGCGCCGCGACGCCCTCGTCGCCGAGAAGATGGGACCGCTCGCCGGCGGGCTGCCCGGACTGGGCTAG
- a CDS encoding glycosyltransferase 87 family protein — MKLERSTPALVGFVIAGILAVWLQDVLIPYTEPYWGLFGNFLDLDVYRAGAQVVLDGGDLYDAKLLGQMDFTYAPISVILFAPFAWMSAGFAHLLWTIGIFVALYLTVMLGFRSLGHQATWRLRVIAGSIVAVSALLEPVRSTIWFGQINVFLMLLIVADLVRPEGSRLRGVGAGIAAGIKLTPLIFGAYLLVTKQWKAAATMTAGFAGTVALGFALMPTASSKFWFNTMFDSDRVSSPQTVGNQSIRGTLANLGHTDHPSTAAWLALSIPLVLLAGWAAVVAHRHGQELLAIAVVGMTSCAVSPVAWSHHWVWVVPLLVVVIHQVSEKLSGPAQWSLIVLTVGGFLAAVAWRTHFAFPMWFANRSVEDAYFTGLFFKHPRWFDWFTVQPFTLILVVTAGVTIAAYQRSASDRVSTGTTVTGRR; from the coding sequence ATGAAGCTCGAACGGTCGACTCCTGCGCTCGTCGGATTCGTGATTGCCGGGATTCTGGCGGTCTGGCTCCAAGACGTCCTCATCCCGTACACCGAGCCCTACTGGGGGCTCTTCGGGAACTTCCTCGACCTCGACGTCTACCGGGCCGGCGCCCAGGTGGTCCTCGACGGCGGCGACCTGTACGACGCCAAACTCCTCGGCCAGATGGACTTCACGTACGCGCCGATCTCAGTGATCCTCTTCGCGCCGTTCGCCTGGATGTCCGCAGGCTTCGCGCACCTGCTGTGGACCATCGGCATCTTCGTCGCGCTCTACCTGACGGTGATGCTCGGCTTCCGCAGCCTCGGCCACCAGGCGACCTGGCGGCTGCGCGTCATCGCAGGCTCGATCGTCGCGGTCAGCGCCCTCCTCGAACCCGTCCGCTCCACCATCTGGTTCGGGCAGATCAACGTGTTCTTGATGCTCCTCATCGTCGCCGACCTGGTGCGACCCGAAGGCAGCCGACTGCGCGGCGTCGGCGCAGGCATCGCGGCGGGCATCAAGCTGACCCCGCTGATCTTCGGCGCATACCTGCTGGTGACGAAGCAGTGGAAGGCCGCGGCTACGATGACCGCAGGCTTCGCCGGCACCGTGGCCCTCGGTTTCGCGCTGATGCCGACAGCGTCGTCGAAGTTCTGGTTCAACACGATGTTCGACTCCGACCGCGTGTCCTCCCCGCAGACCGTCGGCAACCAATCGATCCGCGGCACCCTCGCCAACCTCGGTCACACCGACCACCCCAGCACCGCGGCGTGGCTGGCTCTCTCGATCCCGCTGGTGCTGCTGGCCGGATGGGCCGCCGTGGTGGCGCACCGACACGGGCAGGAACTGCTGGCCATCGCAGTCGTCGGGATGACGTCGTGCGCGGTGTCCCCGGTCGCGTGGTCGCACCACTGGGTGTGGGTGGTCCCGCTGCTCGTGGTGGTGATCCACCAGGTGTCCGAGAAGCTGTCCGGCCCCGCGCAGTGGTCGCTGATCGTCCTGACCGTCGGCGGGTTCCTCGCCGCCGTCGCCTGGCGCACTCACTTCGCGTTCCCCATGTGGTTCGCCAACCGTTCGGTCGAAGACGCGTACTTCACCGGACTGTTCTTCAAGCATCCCCGCTGGTTCGACTGGTTCACCGTCCAACCGTTCACGCTGATCCTGGTGGTGACGGCAGGCGTCACGATCGCCGCGTACCAGCGGTCCGCCAGCGATCGGGTGAGCACCGGCACGACTGTCACAGGCCGCCGGTAG
- a CDS encoding class I SAM-dependent methyltransferase, with translation MKLAQIIETLVGRDLAVRITAYDGSSAGPENAEFGLDLKTPRGTTYLVTAPGDLGLARAYVSGDLELIGAHPGDPYGALQALAGDLKFRKPNPVELAQIARSIGREHFKLIPPPPQESLPRWRRFAEGLRHSRERDAEVIHYHYDVSNRFYELVLGESMTYTCAVYPTPDATLEEAQENKYRLVFDKLNLQPGDRLLDMGCGWGGMVRYAARRGVHALGVTLSSEQAQWAQEAIEREGLSEFAEVRYSDYRDVPESDFDAISSIGLTEHIGVANYPKYFSFMRDKVRSGGLILNHCITRPDNRTRSKAGPFIDRYVFPDGELTGSGTIISRMQDVSRLEVLHEENFRHHYALTLRDWNKNLVKNWDEAVAEVGEGTARLWGLYMAGCRIGFERDIVQLHHVLATKLQLDSTTNLPMRPWWEP, from the coding sequence ATGAAGCTTGCCCAGATCATCGAAACGCTCGTCGGACGCGACCTCGCGGTTCGCATCACCGCGTACGACGGCAGCTCTGCCGGCCCCGAGAACGCCGAGTTCGGCCTCGATCTGAAGACCCCGCGCGGAACCACCTACCTGGTGACGGCGCCGGGCGATCTCGGCCTGGCCCGCGCCTACGTCTCCGGCGATCTGGAGTTGATCGGCGCCCACCCCGGAGACCCATACGGTGCGCTGCAGGCGCTCGCCGGCGACCTGAAGTTCCGCAAGCCCAACCCCGTAGAGCTGGCGCAGATCGCCCGGTCGATCGGGAGGGAGCACTTCAAGCTGATCCCGCCTCCCCCGCAGGAGAGCCTGCCACGGTGGCGCCGGTTCGCCGAAGGTCTGCGGCACAGCCGCGAGCGGGACGCCGAGGTGATCCACTACCACTACGACGTCTCCAACCGCTTCTACGAGCTGGTCCTCGGCGAATCCATGACCTACACGTGCGCCGTCTACCCGACTCCGGACGCCACCCTGGAGGAGGCTCAGGAGAACAAGTACCGCCTCGTCTTCGACAAGCTGAATCTGCAGCCCGGCGACCGACTGCTGGACATGGGCTGCGGCTGGGGCGGCATGGTGCGGTACGCGGCACGACGCGGCGTGCACGCGCTCGGGGTGACCCTCTCGTCCGAGCAGGCCCAGTGGGCGCAGGAGGCCATCGAACGCGAAGGGCTCTCGGAGTTCGCCGAGGTCCGCTACAGCGACTACCGCGACGTGCCCGAATCGGACTTCGATGCGATCTCGTCGATCGGTCTCACCGAGCACATCGGTGTCGCGAACTACCCCAAGTACTTCAGTTTCATGCGCGACAAGGTCCGGTCGGGCGGCCTGATCCTGAACCACTGCATCACCCGGCCCGACAACCGGACGCGCAGCAAGGCCGGTCCGTTCATCGACCGCTACGTGTTCCCCGACGGGGAGCTGACCGGGTCGGGCACCATCATCTCCCGGATGCAGGACGTGTCACGGTTGGAGGTGCTCCACGAGGAGAACTTCCGTCACCACTACGCACTGACCCTGCGCGACTGGAACAAGAACCTCGTGAAGAACTGGGACGAGGCCGTCGCCGAGGTGGGTGAGGGCACCGCCCGGCTGTGGGGTCTGTACATGGCCGGCTGTCGGATCGGGTTCGAGCGCGACATCGTCCAACTGCACCACGTGCTGGCGACGAAGTTGCAGCTCGATTCGACGACCAACCTGCCGATGCGGCCGTGGTGGGAGCCGTAA
- a CDS encoding pseudouridine synthase has translation MVLRLPEAGTWRVLDSLLAAPPLSDLAEDDLRRRAAAGELVDQDGAAVDLDAPVRRPTSVYLYRGLPPEYDVPFDMPILHLDDDLVVVDKPHFLATMPRGAHVAQTALVRLRRDLGSDDVAPAHRLDRLTAGVLLFTRRREVRAAYQELFAARRVHKEYRALAPIDEALAGGVHVENRILKTAGDLRARVVDGEPNAISDIALLGPVRDGLGEYRLRPTTGRTHQLRMHMAGLGVPIVGDPLYPEVDAELATAPDRGDFSSPLRLIADVLAFDDPLTGTRREFRSRIDFA, from the coding sequence GTGGTTCTGCGTCTGCCCGAAGCGGGGACGTGGCGAGTGCTCGACTCGCTGTTGGCCGCACCACCGCTGTCGGACCTGGCCGAGGACGACCTGCGACGCCGCGCCGCGGCCGGTGAGCTCGTCGACCAGGACGGCGCCGCGGTCGATCTCGACGCTCCCGTGCGCCGGCCGACCTCGGTGTACCTCTATCGGGGCCTGCCGCCGGAGTACGACGTCCCGTTCGACATGCCGATCCTGCACCTGGACGACGACCTCGTCGTGGTCGACAAGCCGCACTTCCTCGCGACCATGCCGCGCGGCGCACACGTCGCGCAGACGGCGCTGGTCCGACTGCGCCGCGACCTGGGATCCGACGACGTCGCTCCCGCGCACCGCCTCGACCGGCTGACCGCGGGCGTCCTCCTGTTCACCCGCCGCCGCGAGGTGCGGGCGGCCTACCAGGAACTCTTCGCAGCGCGACGAGTTCACAAGGAGTACCGGGCGCTCGCACCGATCGACGAGGCTCTCGCCGGCGGCGTCCACGTGGAGAATCGGATCCTCAAGACCGCGGGCGACCTGCGCGCCCGGGTCGTCGACGGCGAGCCGAACGCGATCAGCGACATCGCCCTGCTCGGTCCGGTCCGCGACGGGCTGGGGGAGTACCGGCTGCGGCCCACCACCGGCCGCACCCACCAGCTGCGGATGCACATGGCAGGGCTCGGCGTCCCGATCGTCGGCGATCCGCTGTACCCGGAGGTCGACGCCGAGCTGGCGACGGCACCCGACCGCGGCGACTTCTCGTCGCCGCTGCGGCTGATCGCGGACGTGCTCGCTTTCGACGACCCGCTGACCGGCACCCGCCGGGAGTTCCGTTCGCGGATCGACTTCGCGTAG